In Halichondria panicea chromosome 13, odHalPani1.1, whole genome shotgun sequence, one genomic interval encodes:
- the LOC135346850 gene encoding synembryn-A-like — METVTKIIQAGDGAAVLTALQQFTEENKTNFQLGESTDIRKSFCSAVLRLLQEEGIWSPRILSLALNALRVFAREHQGVEGLISRDGLLVIAQLAGLSTHGSEEDIPADRLEVIVEATKVLCNIVLNHRYLAPLTADIGCLTGLSSRLSLAATLQPPHDLLFFDLRLLFLITACGPAERVAFRDCCNGIPILVNLVDATLFGPSPKEGMVSVQATPICEDEPKPKVSPCNLTREGVACLTTPISVRQCSVLCEALKILFNQTLNWKDEYDEDELCLWRRLSQLVRILLISLPPHRDKTTTDTISHCAELLVNTPEQCAVSFLFPGDVQVMPTLRPLYPDLYDCDGLYASNLDCVCDDWNMCAVLSLINYLHWQLGCDSERSRLSPALTALRVLAKGHRSIRRYLRSIILPTLKEITQRPDEGNSLKSMIVCLMTAGSMGAEEVTADLLFVLCKENVSRLVKHTGFGNAAGLLMSRGLLGGGRCEGEEQYSSDSESSDTEEYQRSRDKLDPVTAGPGDIEDSPSPLDHMTEEEKEIEAEKLAELFDKLNRHGVIKVMPVGKDGKPVLDQDKSEED, encoded by the exons ATGGAGACGGTCACTAAGATCATCCAGGCTGGAGACGGTGCGGCAGTGCTGACAGCTCTACAGCAGTTCACGGAGGAG AACAAGACCAACTTCCAGCTTGGAGAGAGTACAGACATCAGAAAG TCCTTCTGCAGTGCTGTACTGCGCCTGCTACAAGAGGAGGGGATATGGTCACCAAGGATACTCTCATTAGCACTGAATGCCCTCAGGGTATTTGCCCGGGAGCATCAAGGTGTGGAGGGGCTCATCAGTCGGGATGGGTTGCTTGTGATAGCACAGCTCGCTGGGCTGAGTACTCATGGCTCAGAGGAGGACATACCTGCAGACAGACTGGAAG tGATAGTTGAGGCGACCAAAGTACTGTGTAACATTGTACTCAATCATCGCTACCTGGCCCCCCTCACGGCGGACATTGGCTGTCTGACTGGCCTCTCATCCAGACTCTCCCTGGCAGCCACCTTGCAGCCACCACATGACCTCCTCTTCTTTGACCTCAGACTCTTGTTCCTCATCACGGCTTGTGGGCCAGCTGAGAG GGTAGCGTTCAGAGACTGCTGTAATGGAATTCCTATTCTAGTCAATCTTGTTGATGCTACTTTGTTCGGACCGTCACCGAAAGAGGGTATGGTTTCTGTTCAAGCCACACCCATCTGTGAGGATGAGCCGAAACCGAAGGTGTCACCATGTAACCTAACAAGAGAGGGTGTTGCTTGTTTGACCACGCCCATCTCAGTGCGTCAGtgcagtgtgttgtgtgaggccCTCAAGATCCTGTTCAACCAAACTCTCAACTGGAAGGACGAGTATGATGAG gatgAGCTGTGCCTGTGGCGACGCCTCTCTCAGTTGGTACGGATCCTCCTTATctctctccccccacacagagACAAGACTACCACAGACACCATCAG TCACTGTGCTGAGCTTCTGGTCAACACTCCAGAGCAGTGTGCTGTGTCGTTCTTGTTCCCCGGGGATGTTCAAGTGATGCCCACATTACGACCTCTGTACCCTGACCTTTACGACTGTGATGGCCTGTACGCTAGCAAccttgactgtgtgtgtgatgactGGAACATGTGTGCAGTGTTGTCACTCATCAACTACCTTCACTGGCAACTG GGTTGTGACTCAGAGCGTTCCCGTCTCTCCCCAGCACTGACTGCCCTCAGGGTGTTGGCTAAGGGTCACCGCAGCATACGACGCTACCTCAGGTCCATT ATTCTGCCCACATTGAAGGAGATCACACAGCGACCAGATGAGGGGAACTCCCTCAAGAGCAT GATAGTATGTCTGATGACGGCGGGGTCAATGGGCGCAGAGGAAGTAACAGCTGACCTGCTCTTTGTGCTGTGTAAAGAGAACG tatctcGTCTGGTGAAACACACTGGTTTCGGGAATGCTGCTGGTCTACTCATGTCTCGTGGATTGTTAGGGGGAGGGCGTTGTGAAGGGGAGGAGCAGTACTCGTCAGACAGTGAAAGCTCTGACACAGAGGAGTATCAGAGATCACGTGACAA ACTGGACCCAGTAACTGCGGGGCCAGGTGACATTGAGgatagcccctcccccttggatcacatgactgaagAGGAGAAGGAGATTGAGGCAGAGAAACTGGCAGAGCTGTTCGACAAACTGAACAG ACACGGTGTGATCAAGGTGATGCCAGTGGGTAAAGATGGGAAGCCAGTTTTAGACCAGGATAAGTCAGAAGAAGATTGA